One window of Nicotiana tomentosiformis chromosome 11, ASM39032v3, whole genome shotgun sequence genomic DNA carries:
- the LOC138902091 gene encoding uncharacterized protein, translating into MIEAFCRSYILSETNTITKKSLVAWKNICTPKLAGGLNLINLPLWNKAAISKTCRDLAHKQDKLWIRRINAYYIKQQQLQHMPIPQQASWMVRHIIGSRATLLQKQSINDNNKSIIRQIYLQLLGDLPRVSWKCLIFQNTARPKAVFTMWLLLHGRLPTKDRLANWGITITPQCVMCQDQDKSREHLFVTCPYTREL; encoded by the coding sequence ATGATAGAAGCATTCTGTAGAAGCTACATCTTGTCTGAAACTAACACAATAACCAAGAAGTCCTTAGTAGCATGGAAAAATATCTGTACTCCCAAGTTAGCTGGTGGACTTAACCTCATTAACCTTCCTTTGTGGAACAAAGCAGCAATTTCCAAAACTTGCCGGGATTTAGCACACAAACAAGACAAGCTATGGATAAGGCGGATCAATGCATATTATATAAAACAACAACAGCTACAACATATGCCAATACCACAGCAAGCCAGTTGGATGGTGAGACATATAATTGGATCTAGAGCAACTCTGCTGCAGAAACAGAGTATAAATGATAACAACAAAAGCATTATTAGACAAATATACCTGCAGCTCCTAGGTGATTTACCAAGAGTAAGCTGGAAATGCTTGATTTTCCAGAATACTGCTAGGCCAAAGGCAGTCTTCACTATGTGGTTATTGCTCCATGGACGATTGCCAACTAAAGATAGGCTAGCCAACTGGGGTATAACTATTACCCCTCAATGTGTTATGTGTCAAGATCAGGATAAATCAAGGGAGCACCTCTTTGTTACATGCCCATACACTAGAGAACTGTGA